The following is a genomic window from Benincasa hispida cultivar B227 chromosome 7, ASM972705v1, whole genome shotgun sequence.
CAACGATTTCGatgcaatttgaatcactcaaatcagagTAGTCAAAACAAACTTAACGAAAAAATCTCATGTCTTATAATTTTTCTCATACCAACTTAAATGCACTATTTGGAGTAATAGAGGAATGACACATggtaagttttttatttttggattggttttaaaaatgaaatgaatttaaaaagaaaattaatttaatattatttcattttcatgTCTAATAATTAGTTTTAGACACATGGTGAGCATTTATCtttttgttaggttttaagaGAAATTACTTTAAAAGatagatattattttattatttttatttgtgtctaataactagttgagtttaaatctccaccatttGATTTCCTTTTACTACTATCCAAAGCCTCAAATTGAATGGTGATTTTCACCGACTTCTCCCTCTTTTAAAACACTTcatcttttccaaaattttaacaACAATTTCACAACTTTTTACAATCCTCCATGATTCATTAAGCCTCTattattgttttcttctttttcatcttattcttgagataGATTTATGTATGGTGTGGATTGATTTGTTATAACctcaaaatttgtaaattcaCTATTTTAGAGAGTTTCTTGAGTGTGTTCtaattcttgtaaatattttgcaAGGGTTGCTCTTAATCACAAAAAGAGTTGTCGTAACGGTTTGTTCTTAATCCGTGGAAAAGTTTGAGTTTGCTCTCGAACTCACAAAAATAGTGGTGTAACGATTGGGCTCTAATTCGTGGAAATAGTTGATAAGATCCTTATTCAAaatcccaagaggcgcttggaaAAATGATGTAAGTCGAGTTTAATTAAACCACTATAAAGATTTTCAATGTTAATTTCTCTATCCCTAtgctattttaattttacaattaatgtgtcattatagtttattacataaaattaattgctctcatatttgtatattttggtctagttcttaaatttctatattcattatcaattttgtttttagaatcaAATAGGGTACTTTATAGTAATGttgttaatttcttttattattttgagttaaatttatttgcatgaattgattgtttaaatcaattgttaacaaaaagtttgttaatttatttaattggacccacatcaataaaaaaaaataattggttTGATTAAACCATATTCACCATTTTATGATTGTCATCCTACAGTAATATATTtcgaaattaattttgatactatcaaaacatgttttaaagtataaaataaaaaaaattaagttgattttggattattaatcataaaaaaaattaacaatttcaaaatcatttaaaaacatACCTAagataaaaagacaaaaatagtattttaatattCTAAAATATATCATTGAGCTCCGTGGTCAATTTTCCCTTTTCTGTTTATATGTCATTTTTGTCTCAATATTTTCGACTTTTACTCCATTTTATTTTCCATATCTTCAaatggggttttttttttttttttttgtatttttaatttttatttgttttaatccTTCTACTTTCCAAACTTTTGTTTTGATCCTTGTACCAATGCAAATTAACCATTTGATAcatattttcttccttttttttttttttttttccttttttgctGGTCTGATtccatattatttatatgaaatgattttaagtttgaatCTTTTAAATTCctgtaaaataattaatttgttatataaagaaaaaaaaagtatttttttttttcagcctcAAAAGGAGGCATCTTACACGCTTTTCATCTTAATCAAAAGTTCATTTATTAAAAAGGGGACGAAGTAATTTcctttccccccccccccccaaaaaaaaaaaaaaaaaaaaaaaaaaccattaattTATATTTGGCTAAATTTATAAAATGGGTGCTAATTTCAAGTAATTAGCTTGGTGTTCAGTAATTTAAAATTCTCGATTTTACATTTGATATATTAAAATTCCCCCTTcaaaaaaatttttatttttatatttgacCCATGATACTCAATCATCCATTCATCAAAACTCGATGTACTGAATGACAAAATAATCTCTCCTAATAGATTAggttaaattatcaatttagtTCAATTAGACTTTAAGAAATGTTTAATAGCTTATTacattttcaaattatatatctaaccGATCGAGTGATCCCTTACCAACtaaatatgttttcacattTCATGAATCTTATCATACATaaaattgaagagattggatAAGAAAGATCCCTTTAATTTTTACCTTTTCAAAAATTATCCTTGACCAACTCTTATTACCTAATCTTTTTTAAACTACTATGGTAATTtgcaatttataattaaatatttaatatcataaagttcaagtaaaCAATGCCAGAAGTCCCAAGTTAAAAAGATGTATAATCCTATGttcaaaaatgaaatcaatTCTGTGGCAACTCACAGATCAAGTAGTCATAGACActgaaattttttcttttttctttttaaactattaGAGAGAACaaggattcatataattgtatAATAGGAAATAATTTGATGAGTAAATTTCATTGATGACTGGTAGGTATCTTCAATACATGTATTAATCCAGGCCATATATAAAGACTAAAGGCAGAACTGCACATACAATTCCAAAGAAATGATTCAATGATATAAAAATATcactctttcttcttctttcttccagcTTTCTTCTTTTGGGGTTGATGGAGGGTGTGGATTAGCTGATATTTTCTTCCAACTATATAATAGCTCCCACTAAATAAATAATCCTAGAAAATTTAAGTTATTGATGAACCtcactttcttttttcctctttaaaATGTAAACTCTTCCAAAGAATGTGTCACCACAAACGATTCATCGATTCTGAAGCCCCTCGATCGCCTTCTTCCACTGCCAGGCTCGCTGTTTCGCATCCTCGAAAGAGGCAATCTTCTTTGGCTGAAGAATGAACTTTGGATTAGAACAGTTGAGAAACATAACAACTGAGCCATTGGCTTTGGCAACAGAATGATAAGCATAACTGAGCCAATTTGATTGATTGCTTGTTTACTAATAATTTGTTTTGTCAaataatctttttctttaaatatatatatatatatggaactCCTTTTCAGTTTTTGAGACACGTCATTTTCAGAAAGCAGAGGAGAAATCTCCGAAAACATAAAACGGAAAAGAAATGTTTTATCAAACAGGACATCAATGAATATTCAAAGTGATCAGGAAAAAGAAATACTCAAAATTGGCAATCTACATTGataaatctaaaattatttAGAAAGAGAAGCATAGAGTTGATATGGCATACTGTGCAAATCTTGAAATGTGAAGGACTAGTCACTTGAATGTTGAGGTCATTAGGATTGTCAGACCAAATAATATTCCCCTTGACAATGAGCTTTGAAGGATCAACATAAATCAACTTTGGTTTGTTGGTGAGGATGAGTTGAACCTTTTTGCTTGTTAGCTTCTGAAGTTTTTTCACCATTGAAATCATAAGAACAGATTCTCCAGGTTCAAGGAATTGTTGCCTGTTAAGACGAAAATTAACATTTAGACATTTCTTAGTAAGTATAGCAAAGCAAGCCAAAATAGAGATCGGTATCGCTGCTATAATCACAACGAAGTCATTGTCTTGAGcaatataatatagtaaataTCAGGAAGAAAACAAATACCATTTTGAATCAAAGGAGTCGATCGATGCAAGCCGAGTAATATGATGTGATCCTTCGGAAGTTGATGCAGAACCAGCATTCCCATCATTTTGTCTTGATGCACCATCTCCAACATGTGAAGGATTCCAAGAGGACTCAGAGCCATCCTCGTTCTCATTTGAATGACTCTACATAATCGAAAGCGAGATAACGTATTTGACAAGAACAAGTGGATCAAATAAATGATGACAAGCACTTTTGATAGCAAACAATACCCCTGCTTCTAAAGCAAGTCTGGGAGGAGTTTGTGCTCTTATGTTGTTCCAATCAACCCCCTCAAAGAAGGGATGATTCTTGAGAGAAGTATAACCCTCGGCTCCCGCACCCGGTCTCTTGATGGGATCTAAATCCTGAAATAGACAAAAGATGAGTTAAGGCCGAACTCATGCATATAACAAATTTATGATAAATATTTCGATCACAAAATCAAAAGATTTTAATGCAAAAATGCAGGAGATTTCTCATTAAACTGGATTAACAGCTACCCAAGGGCATCATTTAACAATTCATACAGTTAATGAAGTCTGAAAATGCTAAAATGAACTGGAGGACAAAAAAACGTACATACCAATAGGTGGTCGATGAGATCCCTTGCTTGCTCGGAAAAATAGCTGGGGAATTTTATATCTCGTGCTACAATTTTTTGGAAAATAAGCCACTCACTTGCATCCTTAAAAGGAGAAGTCCCTGAAAGCATCTGGTACAAGGTGCACCCGAGCGCCCAAAGGTCATTTCTGTTTTCAAATCCAAAGAACTGATTACGTGGAGTATAAACTAAAATGGACAGATGAGTTACGATACGAACATAAAGGCCAACAAAAGCTCTTGAATTTCAAGACCCAAAAAGACAGAAAAATTATTCAACGAGACCATCACATAATGATTGCTCCcctctaaaccctaggttacATGGTGAAACCGTGATTTTTGTTCCTTTATCCTACATTAAAGGGGAATAACACTGCCAACCATATTGTACCTGTGCCAACCATATTGTACCTGCCTCCTTGGATAATTGCTCGGATAAAAACATTGATGTAAAGTAATATTTGATGTAAAGTAATATTGTTATGAACAGGTAAGTACAACGAACTCGTTACCCGAAAGTTGCAGGGGAGGAATTAAGGACTTCTGGAGGAACATATGCAGCAGTTCCCACAAATGTACAAGCTTTATCATCTACAAGGAAAATTTGGTGCAATCCATGTCAAGATGTGCTTCGAATATAAtttaagttttttcttttttttccagtGATATGAACCTGATGCTGCATTCGGGAGAACGGTAATTCGACTATCCACCATAGGCTTTACACTCCCAAAATCAGCTATTTTGATATGTCCATCAGTCGTAAGTAGCAAGTTTTCAggctgtaaaaaaaaaatgtttattttttatgtgcTATATGTCCACAATAATAGAGCAAACAGAGATAAGAAACCTTGATATCTCGGTGTATCAATCCCATGTTGTGTATGTATTCAAGGGCATCGACCACTTCTGCAGTATAAAACCGAGCTTCATCCTCTGACAGACGACCTTTCTGTTGATAAACTACTCTAAGTTTAGAATGAAAAAAACGAAAAATGCCAATAAGCATATACATATAAATTACTGACAGTATGACATATCTTTTCTCCAAAATGCAAATGCAATATCACAGCCATCCAACGCTTCAAAAGtgatcaaaatttaaaagatacGTGAAACCATATGActgaaaattgattttacacTTCAAAATATCAATAACAGGGGAAATTTTTGAAAGGGGAAAATGAAACATGTaccatattaaataaattactaATAATTACTTGAACGACCAAAATAAACATGCTAGCAAGCTTTCACCAAAGACTTCTCTCCAAAAgtatttggagaaaaaaaaaatttaagtaaCACCCCTTGGTCACAAAACTTGAACGTCTAAACAGAAAAATATGCATAGATTTATCAAATTATCTAGTTAACTCAAATTTAATGTTTACGATCACAAGAAAtagcaaaatttgaaaatgtattctaGGGGGATTTATAAACTTCATGAGAGAGATCGGCATACAAACATTTTAAAGttctttcaaattaacttaCCCTAGTTATCTGATCAAAAAGTTCTCCACCTTCACAAGACTCCAATGCCATGTCTTGACATCAAAATCAAGAAGAGTATCAGTAAGAAAACAACGTGGATAACAGAAAACTGTGCAAATAAATAAGTTCATAGTGACTTTTGATCAAGCAAACGAAAAGATATGGATTCTACAAACATTCacataaaaaagataaaatgataTGCATAAGAAATACATACACAAAGAAAAAGTATCCTGAAAGGTAAAAAATAGTCTGACAACCCCAGGATGGTCCAACTGATCAAGTACAATTCTTTCCAACTTCACATAAgcagttttattttctttggtgATGAATTTTTTGTCCATTATCTTCAATGCATATACAATTCCTGTGTCCTTCTTCTTCGCCCTCACAACCTGGTGAGAACATTTAGAAGGCCATTTACAAAACAATAGATAAAACACAACAGTTGATATCATGATACTCACCCTTACAGATAAAGATAATGATTGTAACGAAAGCAAAGAGCTAAATATACTAAATCATCCTTAATCTTTTAAAGTTCTTAATTTTGCTCCAACTGCAttaaaaattattcattagtttttctgttagaaaaaaaatatattaaatttgttggCAGTATCTTTAAGgcctcatttgataaccatttggtcttttgtttttggttttttaaagtAGTGCTTGCTTTCTTACAACTTATTTGCTAATGTTTTCATCTTTCCTAATTATACATTTGTATTGttagctaaattccaaaaacaaaaacaatattttaaaaattgtttttttaggtcccatttggtaaccatctgttttttgttgttggtttttgaaaattcaacctATAAACACTCCTTCCACCACTAAATTTTTTGCTTTcctatctactttttaccaatgttttcaaaaactaagccaagttttgaaaactaaaaaggtaatttttaaaaacttgttgtagtttttggaatttggctaagaattcaactcttgtacttaagaaatatgcaaatcattgtaataaATTGAGaataaataggcttaattttcaaaatccaaaaaccaaaaacaaaatggttatcgaATAAGacctaaatagttatcaaatgggacCTAAATTGCTGTTTTATTCTTATCATTGAAGTTAAACACGTGAACATCCCACTGGgaaaaaatagattttgttaATGAGTGCTTAAAATTTTGTTGATGGGTGAGTTGAGTTCTATTCCTCAAGTAGCATTCAAGCAAGATCTTTTCCATCCAACACAAGGCGGTTTGGAGCGGACATGAAAAcagaaagaaatgaagaaggtaAACAAAACAGATGTTCCAGTTTATATGAATTCAAGGGATCCTAGATTCATTTTGAACCCTATTTCAAGTTTCTCCAGCTTGAGATGTATGGCTGCCCAGTTAAATTTTTtgggtaaaaagaaaaaagaagcatAGGACACAACCTTGAATACACGGAAAGAATGATTGGAGtctagataaaagaaaattgatactTGTTCATAAGATTTAGAATGTGAAAAGGAAATATTAATCACATTCTATAATATCTACAGATTATCACTCCAATACTCAATTTATCACAGAACCAACCAAATCAAAATGTAAGTAATAACAGAATCATACACAAATTAAAAATCTCCATAATTTCCCTGGATTGGTGTAAATTACAAAACAAGAcgattgattaatttttaaaaagaaaaaaatgaaacaagaaTAAATACCTTGGAATATGAACCAACCCCATAAATCTTTCCCAATTCAAAATCCTGGATTGTGAAATTCTCCTGAGGAGCTCGAAAGGCAAAGCTCTTGGATCTCTGAACATTGCCGCCATTAGAAGCGTTGCTCTGAATCATCAACTTGGCATCAAAATCCTTCTCCATTGCCAACATCGCTATCTTCAAAACCCCTTTTTTCTCTACATTAAACTCACCCACTTTCTCGTTCTCAacactccatttttttttaaccctGTTCTTGGGCACAGAGCCAATACAGTCAACAACAGCAAGAACAAGAACAaatgagaaagaagaaaattgattcagagttctaaatttaaaaagaaaaagaaaaaaaaaagtgtttttgtttTAACAGTTTCTTGTTTTTAGAAAGGGGGTGGGAAATGGGAAGGAAGTGCTGATTTTAGAGGTGTTGTAATTAATTATGGAAATCTGTGAATGTTGAACCAGCTTTTTTAGCTTtgtaacaaaatttcaaaacccTAGAAAGGTAGTAAAGGATGAAATTGGGAAATTTAGACATGGGGAAAATGGAGGAGAGAGAATGTGAAGGCAAATTTTTCATggaagagagagagggagagatgTGGGGATTAGAGAGAAGACAGGAGAGAGGTTGAAGCACATGGGATTGGATGATGATCAAccatgtatttttatttttatttttttaatttctctcttcaattttttctctctctaagctttctttctctctcctcaTTGGCCTAAACTTGGAGGGTTACCTTCattattttgaaaacttttgTTGTTAGTTCATGAATCTTAGTCTACAACcatttagtttctatattttcaatcgggtaataatttagtttttatttttttttcaaaattataacaatttagtctctaatataaaaaaaaaaaaatcattaaaattaggtgtcaattttaatattttataacatagactttgtattttttttaaaatattgagtctttaataagtttaattgtttatttatgcataaaatatcattaaatcTTGATATTATGttctaaatcattacaaattttgaaggaCTCGTTATAAACGAAAGTTCATGTTTATTTAATcgccgtttggtaaccatttgattttttgtttttgtttttgaaaattaagtctatagacactattttcTACTCCAAATTTCctcatttgttatttactttttgccaattgtttaaaaatccaatccaaattttgaaaactaaaaaatgcagtttttaaaaacttattttgtttttagaatttggctaagaattcaataatcgaatttaagaaatatgcaaatcattgtaagagaTAAGGAGAAAATAAActctattttcaaaaatcaaaaatagaaaactaaaataattactaaacggGATCTAAATTGTTATTTCTCTGAATGTTTAGGGACTATAAATGTTTTTTAACCTAACTTTTACCCTAAACGTTGGAATTGTATCACTTTGAgctttaaactaataattgtatgaTTAAATTTGgtattgaactttcaaaattacaaatttaattattagacatgcaattgaaagtttaggattttattagacataaagttcaagtttatatctaatagattaattgattttcaataaTTTCAATATATGGTATAGACTTATTGGACATAAAAGTGAAAGTTTAAGCCCTAGAAAATTAAACCAAACGTCTCTTCCATATCTggatttcttattttgttatttactcTCTACCAATACTTTAAggtaagttttgaaaactaaaaaaaatagttttttttttttataaaaaaaactgcttattatttttttaaatttaactaacAATTCAgctattgtacttaaaaaagatgaaaattataGTAAGAagttgagagaaaaataaggttaatttctaaaattaaagtaTCAAAAGTcaaatgattttcaaactgaacTTTAGATATCTATTAGacacttttaaaagttaaagaatcAAATAGACTCGAACTTCAAAGTGTGAGATTagacttataatttaatttaatcatatctACCAAACCTccgaatttttataaatgaatcaatttaaacactcaattagaattatattttaaaattgctAATATACAATTTTTACATATATGAAATTTCTTTAAAGATATAATGATCAAATAAATAGTTAGCCTTTCATATTCTTGTCTTACTCCATTTTTCtctgtttattttgaaagaattaCGTGATATTAACTCGAAAAGaaactttgaaaaattaagGGATTTTTCTATGGcagattatatatattttttttttcttttcctttttatttttttttttctttttctttttctttttaaatggtTGGCTGTCCCTTAACTAATTCAAAATGTGTCATTTCAAGGCTTGTTCGATTCTAATCAGTTAATTATTAGCTAAAAGTACTCAAATTCTAATATTAGCATATTTCTACAAATACTTGTTGTTGTATGTTGTTGTTGAAtgaatatcaatttatacctttaAACTTTAGAGATTGTATCCATTTAAATTCTAAtaagaattgtatcaatttaaatattaaactctggagattgtatcaatttaaattatgaattaCTTCGGgttttgtataaatttaaattaaagctaatagttatatcaatttaaatcttgaactgtgcatcaatttaaaccctaacatttataagtgtatccaaataaaacataatggtagatttaagttgatacaattatgaaattttaaggtttaaattgataaaattattagtttgaagttaaaattgatataattctcAAA
Proteins encoded in this region:
- the LOC120081895 gene encoding 3-phosphoinositide-dependent protein kinase 2-like gives rise to the protein MLAMEKDFDAKLMIQSNASNGGNVQRSKSFAFRAPQENFTIQDFELGKIYGVGSYSKVVRAKKKDTGIVYALKIMDKKFITKENKTAYVKLERIVLDQLDHPGVVRLFFTFQDTFSLYMALESCEGGELFDQITRKGRLSEDEARFYTAEVVDALEYIHNMGLIHRDIKPENLLLTTDGHIKIADFGSVKPMVDSRITVLPNAASDDKACTFVGTAAYVPPEVLNSSPATFGNDLWALGCTLYQMLSGTSPFKDASEWLIFQKIVARDIKFPSYFSEQARDLIDHLLDLDPIKRPGAGAEGYTSLKNHPFFEGVDWNNIRAQTPPRLALEAGSHSNENEDGSESSWNPSHVGDGASRQNDGNAGSASTSEGSHHITRLASIDSFDSKWQQFLEPGESVLMISMVKKLQKLTSKKVQLILTNKPKLIYVDPSKLIVKGNIIWSDNPNDLNIQVTSPSHFKICTPKKIASFEDAKQRAWQWKKAIEGLQNR